The DNA window CGCTTCCGGGGTGGCAAGCTCGCCCCCGTCATGGCCGTGGCCGTCCGTGGCAATGAAGGCGGGTTCCTGTCTCAGAAGATCACGCTGGAACTCGACCCCATCGCGGGCCGCATGATCACGCCCATCACCGGCGAGTTCATCTCGGTTTTCGTCCCGGTGCAGGCGGTCGACGCCATAAAGGACCCGGATGCGGCCTATGCCGGCATGACCGAAGTCCTTCGCGAGAAGCTGCTTTCCGGCAATCCGCTGTTCGATCTGGAACCGGAGAGCGAGATTTCGCGGCGCTGCGGGGTCAATCCCCGCTCCATTGGCGGCGTGAAGAAGGTCAATGAGATCGTCCGCCTTGGACATAACGCCGCCGTCAACTTCCTGCGGCAGCGGAAATATGTGAAGGCCAAGCAGGTTCTGCATTCGAACACGGCTATCACCCCTGCCCTGATCTCGCAGACCGTGCTGGACCGGCTGAACGGCGTTCTTGACCCGGAGGACCGGGTCAACGGCCGAATTCAGTTTTCCGGTGATATTCCGGTGCGCGGTATTGGTTATCTCGGTCGCCAAGATGGCGGCATTGACAGCGGTTATGGCATTGGGGATGGCAGGTATCTGAGGCAAACCGGGGATAAACCCAACACTGTGTCTGGCCCGCTTCGTGCAAACGGAGGTTCTTCCAGTAACGCGGGCGTCGCTATTGAAGCGGATGCCGATAATATCCCTCAGATCTTTGCGGATCTCGCGGGCGCGGCGGATATCAGCCTGACCGACTTCTACAACGCCGAAACCATGGATCGACTGACCCGTGCGATGCGCGAGTTTGTCGACGCCAATCCGCAATACGGCGAGGAAATGGCGCTCCGCTGGGCGCATGGGCTCTCGGTCGATACCGGCAAGATGCCTTTCATCATTTCCCAGCAATCGCGCGTGTTCGGCCGCTCCATCGTCGGTGCCACGGACACGACGGGCGTTGAGGGCGACGTGATGCGCTCTGACATGATGCTGCAACTGTCCTTCTCGGTTCCGATCCCCAGGACGGAGCTTGGCGGCATCGTCATGACCTTCGCCACCATCAAGCCCGACGAAACCCTGTCGTCGCAGCCGCACCCGTATCTGTCGGACGTCTGGGGCCTGGATAATTTCGTCGCCGATGAATTGGCGCTTGATCCGGTTCCGGTGACTGTCCGGGACCTCGACAGCGATTGCGCCGCAGCCGATGAAAGCACCGTTGCGCTCTATGTCGGCCATAACGGCCTCAAGCGGACCTATGTCCATTACGGCCTTGGCCGTCAGCTCGACCCCGAAACGGTCGAGAACAAGACCGCCGTCTGGCAGCTTGAGGTGCCTATGTCGGTTACGCCTGAAAGCGTGATCTACCCCGAAGACCTCGAACATTACCCCTTCGCGGACCAGCAGGCCGAGGTCTGCACCTACGTCGTCAACTCGACCGCAGTCGTCCAGACCCCGACCATTTTCGGCCCGACTCCCGTCGAGGAGCTGGCCATCCTCGAAGATGAAAACGTGTTCGGAGACCTCGAAGAATGAGCGCTGAAATCACCCGCAAGACTCGCCTTGTCTCGGCCAATGGCGGGACGCTCGATATCGTCAGTCATGACGGTGAAATCCTCGGTCAGATTGCGGTCCCTGCCGGGGCAGTCCCGGCGGCGCAGTACCTGGGCCTTGTGCCCGAGGGCTGTCACCTCGAAGTCGCGGACGGCCTCGCCGCGCTCAATCCGCGTCACCGGATCGGCATTCAGCCGCATCCGCACGCGCGCGAGACCGGCGCCAACCCGGATTATGTGCCGACCTCGGCCACCCGGCTCGAGCGCGAAATGCGCCTGACGCTGGCCCGGATGCAGACCGCGACAAAGCGCGTCGAGGCCCGCGAGCGCGCCCTTTCCGCGATCGAGCGCGTTCCGCAGGCCCCGGCCGAGGTGCCGCCGGTCGAAGAACCGCCCGTCGAGGTGATCGAGGACGACGAGGGCCAAAGTGTCGAGTAGGCGCTACGTCAAACGTACCTGGCGCGTCCCGAAGGATCGGGGCGCGCTGGAATGCTTCGCCACGCTGGTCAAGAAGTCCCTTCGAAAGCACGGCTGGCCTGCGGATGTTGAACTCCGCTCGCCTAATCAGTGCTTCTTTATCCGCCATGTGGACGGAGGCGATGAGTTGCCTCCCGACTTCCAAGAGGCCGCGGAAATCGCGGTCCGCATTCTCGCGCGAACCTATCGCGTCGAGGTCGAGCAACATTCCAATTTCGTCAGCCTCAAGCGCCTCTATCGAGTGACGCCCGGAGGACACTTCCGAGAAGAGAAGTAACCCCATGATTTATCAAGGAAATGAACGCCTCCCCGTGCGGGAGGCGGTGCTTCACTGCGCCGCGATCAAAGACGGCCAGTTTGCACACTTCACCCCGTTCCAAGCCTTCGTCACCGTCAATCAGTGGCATTTGGAACGGGGGTTCAACGGCTTCGGCTATCACGGTCTTTTCATGCCGGACGGGTCGTGGTTCCCCGGGCGCCCGTTCGAGATGATCGGCGCCCACGTCAAGGGCCACAATACCGGCACCCTCGGCTTTCTGCTGATCGAAAGCCGCCAGATCACCGATATGGGCCGGTTCGAGGACTTCTTTACCGAGGCCCAGCGGTGCGCCCTCACGGCCAAGCTGGCCGAGCTTCCCGGCCTAGAGACGGTCTCGGGGCATAACGACTATGCCCCGAAGCTCTGCCCCGGCTTCAAGGTTCGGTCCGAGGACTGGCTTTGACCCCGTGGGACGATCCCGAGCTGCGCGCTCAGCAGCTCGAACTGGAAGCCGCGCGGCGCGACTTCCTCAAGCCGGTCGCGCAATTGCCAGCCTCCCGGCAAGCCGCGTGGGTCGCGACGCTGCGGGTCCAGTGGACCCCGGAAATGCACCGGCTCGACCGTATCCGCAGCGGCCCCCGGACCTGCCCGCGCTTAGCGCCCTGCCCCGGCCCCCTAACGAACGTGGGGGCCGGGGCTTTGCATCCCCCTTGTTCCAGCATGCACTTTAAGGAACTCAACACATGTGCACCCGACCTATCGAACAAGACGGTTTCACTTTCGCCTGCCGGACCTGCGATGAGTGTATCTCGACACGTCGCCACCAATGGGTGGCACGGGCCATGGCCGAAAAAACCGGCTGGCCCCACACCCTGTGCATTGCCCTGACCTATGCCGATGACACCGAAGAAAACCGCGATGCCGCCCGTATGTTCTGCTATGCAGACGTTCGCGCCTTCTTCGCCCGCCTGCGTGCTGCGGCCCGTCGCCATGCCGAGGCCCATCGGCTGAACGCCCCGCCGGTTATCCGGTTTCTCTGCGCCGGAGAACAAGGGGACCGCAACGGCCGGTGCCACTGGCACCTCATCATCTATTCCAATGTCGATCTGCTCCATCTGGGCGAATACCGCCATCGCGGGCGCGTGGTGACCAAGCGTCCCGATATGATGAGCGTCGGCAAGCGCAAGATCCGTCTCGACTGGTCCCTCTGGGGCCGTGGCTTCGTTACCCTGCAAGACCCCGATGAAGGGGCCATGCACTATGTGTTGAGTTACTGTCTCAAAGACCAGTTCACCGAAGAAAATTCCAAAGGGACGATGCGTTACGCCTCGGCCGAGAACTTCGCGACTGGTCTCTTCCGGATGAGCAAGCGCCCCGCCATTGGCTCCCGATGGTTCTGGGATAAGCTGGCGTCCTACGCCGACAAGGGCGCGGTCATGCCGGAACTTAAATTCCGCGTTCCCGGCTTGTCCGGGTATTGGGTGCCCTCTGGCAGCTGGCGGAAACACGCCCTTTGGGCGCTCGTCGCGCTGAACCAGCGCGCAGTATGGACCAGAGGCGCTCCCGCGCCGCAGTGGTCCTCTCTCATTGCATCTTTGGCGGACCTAGAGGCGGACTCAGCGATACTTACCGGGCCGTGGTGCCCTGAGGAAGAGGAGGTCAGCATTGACTACGAAATCGAGAAAAGGGCGCGGGAGGTCGCAGGACGACAAAGAGAAGCTGAAATTGTCCGAAAATGCGGGCGTGAGCTTCCCTGTCGGGCCTGCCTCGACAACCATTCCGAAGAAACCCTTGCAGCCCTCGGGGTTGTCCGCGTCCCTCAAGAGACGGAAGTTGAATTCTCCTACCGCGCCGCACCCGGCTTCGAAGCTCCCGAAGCTCGGTGGAAGCGTCCCGGCAAGGGTATCAACCCCCATTGCCGTCTCTCCCATCTCGAAGACCGCCGTCGCGTCTTCCCGGCATCGGCAGGCCGATCCGGTTCTTGACCGCCCAGAGGACGGCCGGACCTGCAAGGCGCGGCCCTCCGATACCCGCTCCAAGGGCGGCGGCTCCCGCCCCTTTGTCCCTTGGTGTGATCGCAAACGCTGATTTCGCGGAACGTTCCAGCCAACTTGTTGGATCGCGGACGCAGGGGCGAAATCCTCCCTTTGGGGGTGCCCCCCATTGAAAAAGGGGGGAGAGGCTCCCCCCGGGGGTCGCAACAGGCGCAGTCTGTGGGCAGTTAGCACGGCCTTTCCGTTCGCTCTGCGCGCGCTGCCACATGCGCCCAATGCGACCTCTACACTTTACCGGGTGTCGTTTGCGTTCTTGCTTCGTCGCGGGTAGATTTATCCACGCCCCCGAAACTGAAACTTCAAGATATTGAAGTTTCGGGGGGGTGGGTAAATCGGCTGTTTCGTTCGCTCTACGCTCGCTGCAATCCACACCTTATGGTTGAGCGCACAAAAAGGCGGCACTTAGAGAGACGTTTTCTTGTTCTCCCTCCGTTCACGCCCTATCCTGTTGTCAAGTTGTGGCGAAAACGCTACAGGTTGCCCCCTCCCCTAAATATTCTGTCCCGAACAGCGATTTTACAATTTCATGATTATCGGATCATGATCTGGCGGTGCGGGACAGCACCACTCTTCGCTCCCGTAGCCCCGCCGGAGCCAATACCCCTGAATGGCCGCTCTCTCTGGATGGCCATAAGATCTGACGTGACGCCGGGAATCCCTCTTTCTGTCCCGCAAGCCACGGCCCCGCCATGATAAAACACCCGCCCGTCACGCGGCAGAATGCGGAAATGGCGCGACCGGCCCCGAAGCGGTTTCGGGCGTTCGCGGTCACGGGTCTTCGTCGGCACCTCCGGTCCCGACCGAAGCGCTGTCCCGGTCCAGCAGGTATTCATAACGGCTGTCGGTCAGCGTCTCGAGAAACGCAACCAGTGCGTCGATCCGTTCGTCATCGAGCGCCGGCCCGGTGGTGAGCTTGTCCATCGAGAGCGTGTCCGGAACCTCGGGCGCGGCCCAGGGCGCACCGGTCTCGGGGTCGATCTGGCGCGCCGCCGCCTTGCTGTTGTACTTGTTGTAGAACAGGATGACGGTGCGCAGATTCTCGAACACGCCATTATGCAT is part of the Rhodovulum sp. MB263 genome and encodes:
- a CDS encoding N-acetylmuramoyl-L-alanine amidase, whose product is MIYQGNERLPVREAVLHCAAIKDGQFAHFTPFQAFVTVNQWHLERGFNGFGYHGLFMPDGSWFPGRPFEMIGAHVKGHNTGTLGFLLIESRQITDMGRFEDFFTEAQRCALTAKLAELPGLETVSGHNDYAPKLCPGFKVRSEDWL